From Struthio camelus isolate bStrCam1 chromosome 21, bStrCam1.hap1, whole genome shotgun sequence, one genomic window encodes:
- the TMEM52 gene encoding transmembrane protein 52 isoform X1 yields the protein MAGARRRGALSALLAALQASLCSSENNCETYDRCPQNMSNWTSLWYVWLILLTVFMLLLCGITASCVKFCCRKKSPPVQTFPRHPCDLTVIDNDSTAHSTVTSYSSLQCPPCAPIPLSYVDMDRNIMSPPAYSLFAMELPPSYDEAIQIGKQYIKTALVSQKLNDVAGHVLPGSGLNPIQCSLYTVNRDLATQPNSENSQDAAQEQSQPQLQLISGGE from the exons ATGGCCggtgcgcggcggcgcggggcgctctcggcgctgctggcggcgctgcag GCATCGCTCTGTTCTTCTGAGAATAATTGTGAGACCTATGATCG ATGCCCTCAGAACATGTCTAATTGGACAAGCCTGTGGTATGTCTG GTTAATCCTGCTGACTGTATTCATGCTCCTGCTCTGTGGGATCACAGCAAGCTGTGTGAAATTCTGCTGCCGGAAGAAGAGTCCTCCAGTTCAGACCTTCCCTAGGCACCCCTGTGATTTGACTGTTATTGACAATGACAGCACTGCCCATAGCACAGTGACCT CGTACAGCTCTTTGCAGTGCCCTCCATGTGCCCCTATTCCTTTGTCCTATGTGGATATGGATAGGAACATTATGTCCCCTCCAGCTTACAGTCTCTTTGCAATGGAGTTGCCACCTTCCTATGATGAAGCTATCCAAATAGGTAAACAATATATTAAGACAGCACTGGTAAGCCAGAAACTGAATGACGTCGCTGGACATGTGCTACCAGGCAGTGGGCTGAATCCTATCCAGTGTTCACTTTATACAGTTAACAGAGATCTTGCCACACAGCCAAATTCTGAAAATTCACAAGATGCAGCACAAGAACAGTCTCAGCCTCAGCTCCAGCTCATTTCAGGTGGagaataa
- the TMEM52 gene encoding transmembrane protein 52 isoform X2, whose translation MSNWTSLWYVWLILLTVFMLLLCGITASCVKFCCRKKSPPVQTFPRHPCDLTVIDNDSTAHSTVTSYSSLQCPPCAPIPLSYVDMDRNIMSPPAYSLFAMELPPSYDEAIQIGKQYIKTALVSQKLNDVAGHVLPGSGLNPIQCSLYTVNRDLATQPNSENSQDAAQEQSQPQLQLISGGE comes from the exons ATGTCTAATTGGACAAGCCTGTGGTATGTCTG GTTAATCCTGCTGACTGTATTCATGCTCCTGCTCTGTGGGATCACAGCAAGCTGTGTGAAATTCTGCTGCCGGAAGAAGAGTCCTCCAGTTCAGACCTTCCCTAGGCACCCCTGTGATTTGACTGTTATTGACAATGACAGCACTGCCCATAGCACAGTGACCT CGTACAGCTCTTTGCAGTGCCCTCCATGTGCCCCTATTCCTTTGTCCTATGTGGATATGGATAGGAACATTATGTCCCCTCCAGCTTACAGTCTCTTTGCAATGGAGTTGCCACCTTCCTATGATGAAGCTATCCAAATAGGTAAACAATATATTAAGACAGCACTGGTAAGCCAGAAACTGAATGACGTCGCTGGACATGTGCTACCAGGCAGTGGGCTGAATCCTATCCAGTGTTCACTTTATACAGTTAACAGAGATCTTGCCACACAGCCAAATTCTGAAAATTCACAAGATGCAGCACAAGAACAGTCTCAGCCTCAGCTCCAGCTCATTTCAGGTGGagaataa